In Electrophorus electricus isolate fEleEle1 chromosome 12, fEleEle1.pri, whole genome shotgun sequence, a single window of DNA contains:
- the sv2bb gene encoding synaptic vesicle glycoprotein 2B — MSDPYQNSYHHSDADGYGTYGEGDQDGYGYQTDYPPQEEDAASDVTEGHDEDDQMYEGEYQGIPHPDEVKAARRAARARARGPTAADAVSELQELAEQYEDILEDCGHGRFQWSLFVVLGLALMADSVECFVVALALPSAEKDMCLSKAEKGMLGLIVFLGMMFGAFVWGGLADQLGRRKCLIIALAINCIAGFLSSFAQAYGFFIFFRLISGIGIGGSVPIVYSYFSEFLRMDKRGEHLSWLCMFWMMGGIYASFTAWGIIPHYGWGFSMGTQLQFQSWRVFVLVCVLPAIAALVGLTFMPESPRFLLERAKHDEAWMILKQVHDTNWRAKGEPERVFTVSQIKTPKTQDDEFFEIQSSTGTAFQRWVVRSLTLVKLVLKNVASLLARDLRLATLLMAGIWFTVAFSYYGLVVWFPDMIKHLQHEEYDSKMKVFYRERVERFHFNFSLENQIHKEGEYINDKFINLEMKSVKFENSLFEDCYFEDIKSTNTFFENCTIRSTVFYNTDLYKEKFVDCKMENTFFNHTKKGCHLNFEEQNDVLIYLVSFLGSLAVLPGNIISALFMDKIGRVKMIGGSMLLSAGCTFFLFISFSQATIIIWQCLFCGVSVAAWNGIEVITVELYPTSKRATAFGLLNAVCKLAAILGSFIFASFVGVTKVVPILLSCVALLCGGLLALKLPETREKALL, encoded by the exons ATGTCTGACCCCTACCAAAACAGCTATCACCACAGCGATGCCGACGGCTACGGGACCTATGGAGAAGGTGACCAGGACGGCTACGGCTACCAGACGGACTACCCGCCGCAGGAGGAGGATGCCGCTAGCGACGTCACCGAGGGGCATGACGAGGACGATCAGATGTACGAGGGCGAATACCAGGGCATCCCACACCCAGACGAGGTCAAGGCCGCCCGGCGGGCAGCGAGGGCCAGGGCCCGTGGTCCCACGGCCGCCGACGCCGTGTCCGAGCTCCAGGAGCTGGCGGAGCAGTACGAGGACATCCTGGAGGACTGTGGGCATGGGCGCTTCCAATGGAGCCTGTTCGTGGTACTGGGGCTGGCACTCATGGCCGACAGCGTGGAGTGCTTCGTGGTGGCCCTGGCACTGCCCAGTGCCGAAAAGGACATGTGCCTGTCCAAAGCAGAGAAAGGCATGCTGG gTCTTATAGTGTTCCTTGGGATGATGTTTGGCGCCTTCGTTTGGGGAGGGCTGGCTGATCAGTTGGGGAGACGGAAGTGCCTGATTATCGCTTTGGCCATCAACTGTATTGCTGGCTTCCTTTCGTCCTTCGCCCAGGCTTATggcttcttcatcttcttcaggcTGATCTCTGGCATcgg gatTGGTGGATCTGTGCCAATCGTGTACTCATACTTCTCGGAGTTCCTGCGGATGGATAAAAGAGGTGAACACCTGAGCTGGCTATGTATGTTCTGGATGATGGGCGGCATCTATGCATCCTTCACGGCCTGGGGAATCATCCCCCACTACG GCTGGGGCTTCAGCATGGGGACGCAGCTCCAGTTTCAGAGCTGGCGGGTGTTCgtgctggtgtgtgttctgccGGCCATTGCTGCGCTCGTCGGCCTCACCTTCATGCCGGAGAGCCCACGCTTCCTGCTAGAG CGTGCTAAGCACGACGAGGCCTGGATGATTCTGAAACAAGTCCACGACACCAACTGGAGGGCAAAAGGAGAACCTGAAAGAGTCTTTACC GTGTCTCAGATCAAGACTCCAAAGACACAGGACGATGAGTTCTTTGAGATCCAGAGCTCCACTGGCACAGCTTTCCAGAGATGGGTCGTCCGGTCACTTACCCTTGTCAAACTG gtGCTGAAGAATGTTGCATCTCTTTTGGCTCGTGACTTGAGACTTGCTACGCTCCTCATGGCTGGTATCTGGTTTACAGTGGCATTCAG ttaCTACGGGTTGGTCGTGTGGTTCCCGGACATGATAAAGCATCTCCAGCACGAGGAGTATGATTCCAAGATGAAGGTGTTCTACAGGGAGAGGGTGGAGCGCTTCCATTTCAACTTCTCCTTGGAGAACCAGATCCATAAGGAAGGAGAATACATCAATGACAA GTTTATCAACCTTGAGATGAAGTCAGTGAAGTTTGAAAACTCACTCTTTGAGGACTGCTATTTTGAAGACATCAAGTCCACAAACACGTTCTTCGAAAACTGCACCATCAGATCCACTGTGTTCTACAACACTG ATCTGTACAAGGAGAAATTCGTTGACTGTAAGATGGAGAACACCTTCTTCAATCACACTAAGAAGGGATGCCATCTGAACTTTGAAGAGCAGAATGACGTCCTCATTTACTTGGTCAGCTTCTTGGGAAGTCTCGCTGTGTTGCCCGGGAATATCATATCAGCCCTGTTCATGGATAAGATCGGCAGGGTTAAAATGATAG GAGGCTCCATGCTTCTCTCTGCTGGCTGCACCTTCTTTCTGTTCATAAGCTTCAGTCAGGCCACCATCATCATCTGGCAGTGCCTGTTCTGTGGGGTTAGCGTGGCAGCCTGGAACGGCATCGAGGTCATCACCGTGGAGCTCTACCCCACCTCCAAAAG GGCCACGGCGTTTGGCCTCCTGAATGCGGTCTGCAAACTGGCAGCCATCTTGGGCAGCTTCATTTTCGCTTCCTTCGTGGGCGTCACCAAAGTGGTTCCCATTCTGCTGTCGTGTGTGGCACTGCTGTGTGGGGGTCTCCTGGCTCTGAAGCTCCCAGAGACCAGAGAGAAGGCCCTGCTGTGA